The following coding sequences are from one Venturia canescens isolate UGA chromosome 5, ASM1945775v1, whole genome shotgun sequence window:
- the LOC122411343 gene encoding uncharacterized protein, with the protein MAPVSTKAKIAIESTWLLNLHWDDPLPQKTATEWVEFHNQWPLLADLQISRPIMQSEGNDFLEIHGFADASERAYGAVIFLRSKPKDGNTQVKLLTAKGRIAPLKQVSLPRLELCAVQLLANLAKWAVEVTKLENIPMHLWSDSTVTLGWIKGHPTQWMTYVANRVSEIQRAIPQARWHHVKGAENPADCASRGLNPSDLVTHPLWWSGPEFLSSNEPCRPTDDETHSIESLPESRLSVHVNTTTSTEENPLLKRFSKYNKLMRITAWCLRWRLHKPTTSPNPSSHLSADDITKAEHRWITLTQNHQFSEKKRLIQAERTITGPLAKLCPFIDAEGILRVGGRLLNASLTYNEKHPIILPGKSQLTWRLINATHQKTLHGGTQLTLATLRQRFWIPKGRHYVKACIHQCSRCVRWKATVPTQLMANLPPACVNSARPFQFTGVDYAGPIYLREASGRGKTCYKGFFVVFVCLTTRAIHLEVASDYSTNAFIAAFRRFTSRRGVCSELFSDRETNFVGADRELQRLFDANTKEGQTIRTAVNTERVKWSFNPPGAPHFGGIWEAGVKSVKHDLHRVVGETRLTFEEMTTLLTQIEACLNSRPLCAMSDDPEDMAALIPGHFLIGTALTAIPEPTLLDTKIHHLSRWQHLIKMRNHFWQRWKHDYLSGLNQRNKWTTKNESLQIVQLCVIRTEATPPTRWALALPGLLCTHSTTGSGAGLLHPSAELSSCCPHCQSLLWHLLAPVLKPGQRAGFTEASKPKSARAASGKLHLRLAAVQPLRQTYQGQSRWYQPQTSVSTGRIHHTLHRAQFQRSASRDHGGESPQHTLL; encoded by the coding sequence ATGGCTCCAGTTTCCACGAAAGCAAAAATCGCTATAGAATCAACATGGTTACTGAATCTCCATTGGGACGACCCACTGCCACAAAAAACAGCAACGGAATGGGTAGAATTCCACAACCAATGGCCACTCCTCGCTGATCTACAAATCAGCCGGCCCATCATGCAATCCGAAGGGAACGACTTCCTCGAGATTCACGGCTTCGCCGACGCATCGGAACGAGCTTACGGAGCAGTCATCTTTCTGAGATCAAAACCAAAAGACGGCAACACTCAAGTCAAGCTACTTACCGCCAAGGGAAGGATCGCGCCTCTGAAACAAGTGTCGCTGCCAAGACTCGAACTATGTGCAGTTCAACTCCTGGCAAATCTGGCCAAATGGGCCGTCGAAGTCacaaaattagaaaacatcCCAATGCACCTCTGGTCCGACTCCACCGTCACCCTGGGGTGGATCAAGGGACACCCAACTCAGTGGATGACATACGTAGCGAATCGAGTGTCGGAGATACAGCGAGCAATTCCTCAAGCACGATGGCACCATGTCAAGGGAGCAGAAAACCCCGCGGACTGCGCATCCCGAGGCCTTAATCCCTCGGATCTGGTAACCCACCCACTGTGGTGGTCAGGGCCTGAATTTCTATCGAGCAACGAACCATGCCGGCCGACCGATGACGAAACTCACAGCATCGAGTCACTCCCTGAAAGTCGATTATCCGTTCACGTCAACACCACGACTAGCACAGAGGAGAATCCGCTCCTCAAACGATTCTCTAAGTACAACAAACTCATGCGCATTACCGCGTGGTGCCTCAGATGGAGACTCCACAAACCAACAACAAGTCCAAACCCCAGCAGCCACCTGTCCGCCGATGACATCACTAAAGCAGAGCACCGCTGGATCACCCTCACGCAAAATCATCAGTTCAGCGAGAAGAAGCGACTAATCCAAGCAGAACGAACAATTACTGGACCGTTAGCTAAGCTCTGCCCATTCATCGATGCTGAAGGAATATTGAGAGTTGGCGGGCGACTACTCAACGCCAGTCTCACGTACAACGAAAAACACCCAATCATTCTCCCAGGAAAATCTCAACTCACTTGGCGCTTAATCAATGCCACACATCAAAAAACACTACACGGCGGAACTCAATTAACGCTAGCAACGCTCCGCCAACGCTTCTGGATCCCTAAAGGGCGGCATTATGTCAAGGCATGCATCCACCAATGCTCACGCTGTGTACGGTGGAAAGCAACGGTCCCAACGCAACTCATGGCGAATCTGCCCCCCGCATGCGTTAACTCAGCGCGCCCTTTTCAATTCACGGGCGTGGATTACGCTGGACCCATCTACCTGAGAGAAGCCTCAGGGAGAGGAAAGACGTGCTACAAGGGATTTTTCGTGGTATTCGTATGCCTAACGACTCGAGCTATCCACCTTGAAGTCGCCTCCGATTACTCCACTAACGCATTTATTGCGGCCTTTCGGCGATTCACCTCGCGGCGAGGCGTGTGCTCGGAGCTCTTCAGCGACCGCGAAACGAATTTCGTAGGAGCTGACCGAGAACTACAACGCCTTTTTGACGCCAACACCAAGGAAGGGCAGACCATCCGCACCGCCGTCAACACGGAACGAGTCAAGTGGAGCTTCAACCCACCCGGTGCCCCTCACTTTGGCGGCATCTGGGAAGCTGGCGTGAAATCGGTTAAGCATGACCTCCATCGAGTGGTGGGCGAAACACGGCTCACGTTCGAGGAAATGACCACTCTCCTCACTCAGATCGAAGCATGCCTCAATTCGCGCCCATTGTGCGCAATGAGTGACGACCCCGAGGACATGGCAGCCCTCATACCGGGCCACTTCCTCATTGGAACAGCCCTAACAGCAATACCCGAGCCGACGTTGCTGGACACCAAGATACATCATTTGTCGCGGTGGCAGCACctgataaaaatgagaaaccaCTTTTGGCAACGATGGAAGCACGACTATCTCTCGGGATTGAACCAACGCAATAAGTGGACAACCAAAAACGAATCACTACAGATTGTACAACTCTGCGTGATCCGCACCGAGGCGACCCCTCCTACACGATGGGCCCTCGCCCTCCCCGGGCTACTTTGCACCCATTCGACGACCGGCTCAGGCGCTGGACTTCTCCATCCTTCGGCGGAGCTCTCTTCTTGCTGTCCCCACTGCCAGAGTCTGCTCTGGCACTTACTAGCACCAGTACTCAAACCCGGCCAGCGTGCCGGGTTCACTGAGGCATCCAAGCCGAAATCAGCTCGAGCAGCGAGTGGGAAGCTCCACTTACGCCTCGCCGCAGTCCAGCCACTGCGCCAGACCTACCAGGGCCAGAGCCGGTGGTACCAGCCACAGACGTCAGTCTCCACCGGGAGGATTCATCACACACTCCACCGTGCCCAGTTCCAGAGATCAGCCTCGAGAGATCACGGTGGCGAGTCACCTCAACATACTCTCCTTTAA
- the LOC122411344 gene encoding uncharacterized protein, which translates to MGHMKEVSPSSQTPSNMCYLPHHGVWRLSSSTTKLRVVYNGSWRLPNGATLNENLRTGHNLLPGLPDVLLRCRTHLYVIATDVEKMYRQILVHPNDRDFQRILWRPSPSDKIKEYRLNTMTYGTACAPFLTLRTIKQLATDYTKQHTRKDLQLFKLMCTWTTSSLEQTALSKSK; encoded by the coding sequence ATGGGGCACATGAAAGAAGTCTCTCCAAGCTCACAAACCCCTTCCAACATGTGTTATCTACCCCACCACGGCGTTTGGCGCCTCTCCAGCAGCACCACGAAGCTCCGAGTTGTATATAATGGGTCGTGGCGACTGCCGAACGGAGCCACTCTCAACGAGAACCTCCGAACAGGACACAACTTACTACCCGGGCTCCCCGACGTCTTACTACGCTGCAGAACCCACCTATACGTCATAGCTACCGACGTAGAGAAAATGTACAGACAGATTCTCGTCCACCCAAACGAtcgcgatttccaacgaatccTGTGGAGACCCTCTCCAAGCGACAAAATTAAGGAATACCGTCTCAATACCATGACGTACGGGACAGCATGCGCTCCGTTCCTCACCCTGCGAACCATCAAACAATTAGCAACTGATTACACCAAGCAACACACCCGGAAGGATCTGCAGCTCTTCAAACTGATGTGTACGTGGACGACATCCTCACTGGAGCAAACAGCATTGAGCAAGTCAAAATGA
- the LOC122411345 gene encoding uncharacterized protein, translating into MGNDNDDDDDDIGDNRKNAFSSEKTHSARNVEVVKVELLQEINSKLDFVMIQNQRILKKLYPEEAALTKPKNFLSLPLQSEEDFQNFEKFLEIEVNISGTADLFQTFASGCVTEGKAAGRLMKKCISNRLSRMMSWDGTSKTKLNFSKSNLKEAIFCAFLKLYPKSKLSDGETAVKRWLNTSAQRLV; encoded by the exons ATGGGCAACGacaatgatgatgatgatgatgacatCGGAGATAAccgaaaaaatg CTTTTTCATCTGAAAAAACACATTCAGCACGAAACGTTGAAGTAGTAAAGGTTGAACTGCTGCAGGAAATAAATAGCAAATTGGATTTTGTAATGATTCAAAATCAGAGAATCTTGAAGAAGCTATATCCTGAAGAAGCTGCTCTTACAAAacccaaaaattttctatcatTGCCACTTCAATCTGaggaagattttcaaaattttgagaaatttttggaaatcgaAGTTAATATTTCTGGCACA gcCGATTTATTTCAAACGTTTGCTTCTGGTTGCGTAACCGAAGGTAAAGCAGCAGGaaggttaatgaaaaaatgtatttcgaaccgtcTTTCACGAATGATGAGTTGGGATGGTACCAGCAAAACAAAACTTAATTTCAGCAAATCTAATCTGAAGGAAGCAATTTTTT GtgcatttttgaaattgtatCCGAAGAGCAAGCTGTCGGACGGTGAAACTGCAGTGAAACGATGGCTCAATACCAGTGCACAGCGTTtggtgtaa